One Aegilops tauschii subsp. strangulata cultivar AL8/78 chromosome 7, Aet v6.0, whole genome shotgun sequence genomic window carries:
- the LOC109785141 gene encoding uncharacterized protein, translating into MEHLRRLAQFLLASARGDGAGRRRPSPRTRPRTTAPWTAGRATARSPPSFMALRQSAPRPQILLPSAATSPRPLVRDPQLLQRWEEPCHDMLPRSCIRKKATWIGDMYLGLGLKGQSLSICISTIEDLKLTWTAL; encoded by the exons ATGGAGCATCTCCGCCGCCTCGCCCAGTTCTTGCTCGCCTCAGCTCGCGGGGATGGAGCAGGACGGCGCCGCCCGTCCCCTCGCACCAGGCCCAGGACGACGGCGCCGTGGACGGCTGGGCGCGCGACGGCACGGAGTCCCCCCTCCTTTATGGCGCTCCGGCAGAGTGCCCCGAGGCCGCAGATCCTCCTCCCCTCCGCGGCTACGTCTCCTCGGCCGCTCGTGCGCGACCCTCAACTACT GCAGCGGTGGGAGGAGCCCTGCCACGACATGCTCCCGCGATCCTGCATCCGCAAGAAAG CCACATGGATTGGGGATATGTACCTTGGTTTGGGTTTAAAGGGGCAATCTTTGAGCATTTGTATATCAACTATCGAGGATCTCAAGTTGACATGGACCGCACTATGA